The following are from one region of the Salicibibacter kimchii genome:
- a CDS encoding BCCT family transporter, whose translation MKNLNLDHKILWPVLVILLLVLVPIGINPSAAENIVGTTLDFITSNFGWLYLLFPFAILVFFIWILFGRLGRTKLGDPDDKPEFSTFSWFAMIFTTGIAAEIMYESIMEPLHFFNGPPFGIEPETLSAAEWAIPYSFFHWGILTWAIYALPSIPIAYALYIKKIPYLKLSAVCRPILGKHSDGIVGKIIDIITIVGLIGVVGTSIGLVAPMVARFIGELFNIPVTFGLLVIVIALWVIIFGTSVYVGLNKGIKRLSNFNIILVIVITAFVFIAGPTIFMLDNSIHSLGTMLSNFFQMGLNLDPIRNEGFPQTWTVFYWAWWIGYAALIGLFTARVSKGRTIRQMILAQCLLGPVGCWVFFSVYGNYGLHLQLFESIPLTSILVEEGATDAVVAVMNSLPFSTIIIALLIVVYLIFSATTFDAASFILASMSSKKLDNMGQPPRIQRLFWAFVLGLVGIFILYIGGLEAVQLASVVVGVPMILVFALVTISFIKTVREDFGKNKSTYTKGNQIADQEEDIYVEKGRNINK comes from the coding sequence GTGAAAAACTTGAACTTAGATCACAAAATACTCTGGCCTGTTTTAGTAATTTTATTGCTAGTATTAGTACCTATTGGGATAAATCCTTCGGCTGCGGAAAATATTGTAGGCACAACATTAGATTTCATCACTAGTAATTTTGGGTGGCTCTATCTATTATTTCCTTTTGCGATACTTGTTTTTTTTATTTGGATACTTTTTGGGCGATTAGGTCGAACCAAACTAGGGGATCCCGATGATAAACCAGAGTTTTCAACTTTTAGTTGGTTCGCAATGATTTTTACCACTGGGATAGCTGCGGAAATTATGTATGAATCTATAATGGAACCATTACATTTTTTTAATGGCCCCCCTTTTGGCATAGAGCCAGAAACATTAAGTGCAGCAGAGTGGGCTATTCCTTATAGTTTTTTCCACTGGGGTATTCTCACATGGGCTATTTATGCTCTTCCCAGTATACCTATAGCATATGCCCTTTACATAAAAAAGATACCTTATTTAAAACTTAGTGCTGTGTGTAGACCTATATTAGGAAAACATTCCGACGGTATAGTTGGTAAAATCATCGATATTATAACGATAGTTGGTTTGATCGGGGTGGTAGGAACAAGTATAGGTTTGGTAGCCCCCATGGTAGCAAGATTTATAGGCGAGTTATTTAATATTCCTGTAACATTTGGTCTATTAGTCATTGTTATCGCTCTTTGGGTGATTATATTTGGTACAAGTGTGTATGTTGGACTTAATAAGGGGATTAAAAGACTATCAAATTTTAATATCATTCTCGTCATAGTAATAACTGCTTTCGTGTTTATTGCAGGTCCAACAATCTTTATGTTAGATAATTCCATACACAGCTTAGGTACAATGTTAAGTAATTTTTTTCAAATGGGTTTGAATCTAGACCCCATCCGGAATGAAGGATTTCCTCAAACATGGACCGTTTTTTATTGGGCTTGGTGGATTGGTTATGCAGCATTGATAGGTTTGTTTACCGCCAGGGTTTCAAAAGGGCGTACGATAAGACAGATGATATTGGCCCAGTGCCTCTTAGGTCCGGTGGGATGTTGGGTATTCTTTAGTGTCTATGGTAACTACGGATTGCATCTTCAGCTATTCGAATCAATCCCATTAACTTCAATACTGGTTGAAGAAGGAGCGACTGACGCTGTAGTGGCAGTTATGAATTCATTACCTTTTAGTACAATCATAATAGCACTACTCATTGTAGTCTATCTGATATTCTCTGCAACTACCTTTGACGCCGCTTCTTTTATTTTAGCTTCCATGTCCAGTAAGAAATTGGATAATATGGGTCAGCCTCCCCGTATCCAAAGGTTATTTTGGGCATTTGTACTTGGTTTAGTAGGTATATTCATACTATATATAGGTGGACTAGAGGCAGTTCAGTTAGCTTCCGTTGTTGTAGGAGTTCCTATGATTTTGGTTTTTGCTTTGGTGACCATTTCTTTTATTAAAACTGTCAGAGAAGATTTTGGTAAAAACAAATCGACATATACTAAAGGGAATCAGATAGCTGATCAAGAAGAAGATATTTATGTTGAAAAGGGGCGTAATATAAATAAATAA
- a CDS encoding universal stress protein UspA: MAQERILVCINYGQQGERLIKRGASIAEKWDCSLFILVFDALPEEDYRNDKSVDMPIFQELADKYNGELIIENSHAHAITKVITKTAKDLDATQIIVGQRTENIWTTLIGGSIIDILLEEVPEADLHVVPKPRADEPEDWDFELGVTAYLDQQPDGTYELSFNQDEDTAHEGIFFKHLNTDFNNGIFALEDEKRIYEVRVKEGIVSKLVDIDEE, from the coding sequence ATGGCTCAAGAACGAATTCTTGTATGTATCAACTATGGACAGCAAGGTGAACGATTAATTAAAAGAGGGGCATCCATTGCGGAGAAATGGGATTGCTCGTTGTTCATTCTCGTTTTTGACGCTTTACCGGAAGAGGATTACAGAAATGATAAAAGCGTAGACATGCCGATTTTCCAAGAACTCGCGGATAAATATAATGGAGAGCTTATCATTGAAAATAGCCATGCGCATGCTATCACGAAGGTGATTACAAAAACGGCAAAAGACCTCGATGCGACCCAAATCATCGTCGGACAAAGGACGGAGAATATCTGGACGACGTTGATCGGGGGATCCATCATTGATATTCTCCTTGAAGAGGTTCCTGAAGCAGACCTGCATGTCGTTCCCAAACCTCGGGCCGATGAACCCGAAGATTGGGATTTTGAACTTGGGGTAACCGCTTACCTGGATCAGCAACCCGATGGCACGTACGAGTTAAGCTTTAACCAAGATGAAGACACTGCTCATGAAGGGATTTTTTTCAAACATTTAAACACAGATTTCAACAACGGCATCTTCGCTTTAGAAGACGAAAAAAGAATTTATGAAGTTCGAGTCAAAGAAGGCATCGTGTCTAAATTAGTGGATATTGATGAAGAATAG
- a CDS encoding efflux RND transporter permease subunit: MKISNFSIRKPKFTIVIMLLFLIIGIVSLTRLPLDLFPEVEAPVAAVATSYEGAGPEEVLNDVTEELEGELSATSGLEDMQSQSAEGSSIIIMEFSQDTSLDDVETDIVSTITQANLPDDAGQPSFIQFDPSMLPSIQLAVSANGDEVGDFQDDALDLRQELSRVDGVADINEAGSLTELYEVTLDQDELDDANVEQSDIVDMIQGHDVAVPGGVVEDEDRNITTRVLSELTDREDLEELVVSLDPETGDDITLDDVATISFTTEDEDAITRVNQDAAMQFSVMQESDANTTQVEQAFNDEMTELLQEEAYEDLSAVTLYSEGEFIQDAVNNVAVMLVSGGVLAMVVLFAFLRNLKTPLIIGISMPFSLIVTFALFYFADMSLNMLTLGGLALGVGMLLDNSIVVIENIYRHLSMRKSPKQAAYEGAKEVGTAITAATLTTIAVFLPVVFITGLVGDLFAPLALAVSFSILASLFVALTIVPMIASRVLRMPSENTEEERQQNSRLIGFVEKGAKWALRRRFVVVTLTLFFFVIGVYGLTTAGLEFMPDADEGSFMVEVEHDFGTQLDQTEETVAEIEEEIDDHPEIDHYMSTIGSSAMEEGLSEESHIAEIMVNMVPVNDRDMNSMEFSEMVESDLENIDTDAEIDVNVMSQAAMGDPNTFVFSINDPDRERLGETADDLVDELEEETEINQVDTSLEDTAPELQVLINEDDAREEGLVPAQIAESVNAQTMGVTATTIQSNENSLYEVNVRGEDELTESVENFESLTIQNEDGESISLSDVADIEEGEEPATIERADGVSSVEFDVTYGSGYNLGDISPLVEDVVADYELNDEAEFVVGGDQEMLDDAFNSMVLAFVLGVTFVYLVMVAQFESFKYPFVIMFTVPFFVIGVMLALTITQTPVSIVALIGMLVLTGIVINNAIVLVDYTNQKKEKGMRAYDALVTSVRDRARPILIMAISTILAVTPLSLGIGEGAEIQQPMAVVVIGGLISSTFLTLFVIPVIYSFVDPEIRNMNKKYVTTEGDIVYARDLPPKQEKNNEVDSGEDATEQEEAQPEEHSSGEREKALSEEDILDGLEDLLRRRKRDK, translated from the coding sequence GTGAAAATATCCAATTTTTCGATCCGAAAACCAAAATTTACAATTGTGATCATGCTCTTATTCTTGATTATCGGCATAGTTTCCCTCACGCGGTTGCCACTTGACCTTTTTCCTGAAGTAGAAGCTCCTGTGGCCGCGGTGGCGACAAGTTATGAAGGGGCCGGTCCGGAAGAGGTCCTTAATGATGTGACAGAAGAACTGGAAGGGGAATTGTCCGCTACTTCCGGTTTGGAGGACATGCAGTCCCAATCGGCTGAAGGATCCTCGATTATTATTATGGAATTCAGCCAGGATACGTCTCTTGATGATGTTGAAACAGATATTGTTTCGACAATTACACAGGCAAACCTCCCGGATGATGCCGGACAACCGTCGTTCATTCAATTTGACCCTTCCATGCTCCCGAGCATCCAGCTCGCCGTCTCCGCCAACGGCGATGAGGTTGGTGATTTTCAGGATGACGCGCTGGATCTGCGACAGGAGTTGTCCCGAGTAGACGGGGTTGCAGACATCAATGAAGCCGGCTCCCTCACCGAATTATATGAAGTGACGCTCGATCAGGACGAGTTAGATGACGCCAATGTGGAGCAAAGTGACATTGTGGATATGATTCAGGGTCATGATGTTGCTGTTCCCGGGGGCGTTGTTGAAGATGAAGATCGTAATATTACCACGCGTGTATTAAGCGAATTGACGGACCGGGAGGACTTGGAAGAGCTTGTTGTTTCCCTCGACCCGGAAACCGGAGACGACATCACCCTCGATGACGTTGCCACTATTTCTTTTACAACGGAAGATGAAGATGCTATCACTCGAGTGAACCAGGATGCAGCCATGCAGTTCAGTGTCATGCAAGAGTCCGATGCGAATACGACGCAAGTGGAACAGGCATTCAATGATGAAATGACGGAGTTGCTGCAAGAGGAGGCTTATGAGGATTTATCGGCCGTCACCCTTTACAGTGAAGGAGAATTTATTCAAGACGCGGTGAATAATGTCGCCGTCATGTTAGTCAGCGGCGGGGTCCTCGCGATGGTTGTCCTTTTTGCCTTCTTACGTAATTTGAAAACCCCGCTTATTATAGGGATTTCCATGCCGTTTTCACTGATTGTCACGTTTGCCCTTTTTTATTTTGCGGATATGAGTTTAAACATGTTAACGCTTGGGGGACTCGCGCTCGGTGTAGGGATGTTGTTAGACAATTCTATTGTCGTGATCGAGAATATCTATCGTCATTTATCGATGCGAAAATCTCCGAAACAGGCAGCCTATGAAGGGGCCAAAGAAGTGGGAACAGCCATTACGGCAGCAACGCTGACAACGATCGCTGTCTTCCTCCCCGTTGTATTTATCACGGGACTGGTTGGAGACTTATTCGCTCCTTTGGCTTTAGCGGTGTCCTTTAGTATACTTGCTTCCTTGTTTGTCGCGCTTACCATCGTACCGATGATTGCCAGTCGAGTGTTGCGCATGCCATCGGAAAACACGGAGGAAGAACGTCAACAAAACTCTCGCCTTATCGGTTTTGTGGAGAAGGGAGCAAAATGGGCGCTCAGGCGTCGATTCGTTGTCGTTACCCTCACATTGTTCTTTTTTGTCATTGGCGTATACGGGCTGACAACCGCCGGGCTGGAATTTATGCCCGATGCTGATGAAGGATCATTTATGGTTGAAGTCGAACATGACTTTGGCACCCAATTGGACCAAACGGAAGAAACCGTTGCAGAAATCGAAGAAGAAATTGACGATCATCCTGAAATCGACCATTACATGAGCACGATCGGATCCAGTGCCATGGAGGAAGGTTTAAGTGAAGAAAGTCATATTGCCGAGATTATGGTTAACATGGTACCGGTGAACGATCGGGATATGAATTCAATGGAATTCTCGGAAATGGTGGAAAGTGATCTTGAGAACATCGATACAGATGCCGAAATAGATGTTAATGTGATGTCTCAGGCAGCGATGGGAGATCCGAACACTTTCGTCTTCTCGATTAATGACCCCGATCGGGAACGTCTGGGGGAAACGGCGGATGATCTTGTAGATGAACTGGAAGAAGAAACCGAAATTAACCAGGTGGATACCAGTTTGGAAGACACAGCTCCGGAGTTGCAGGTACTCATTAATGAGGATGATGCTAGAGAGGAAGGGCTTGTCCCGGCTCAAATTGCCGAAAGTGTCAACGCCCAAACCATGGGTGTAACAGCGACCACCATTCAATCGAATGAAAATAGCCTGTACGAAGTGAATGTTCGTGGCGAGGACGAACTCACGGAAAGCGTCGAGAATTTTGAATCGCTTACGATCCAAAACGAAGATGGCGAAAGCATTTCTCTTTCAGATGTAGCCGATATCGAAGAAGGGGAAGAACCCGCGACCATCGAACGTGCGGATGGAGTTTCTTCGGTTGAATTTGATGTTACCTACGGCAGTGGATACAATTTGGGGGATATATCCCCGCTTGTCGAAGACGTTGTAGCCGATTATGAACTTAATGACGAGGCCGAATTCGTGGTAGGCGGAGACCAGGAGATGCTGGATGATGCTTTTAATAGTATGGTGCTTGCGTTCGTGCTGGGGGTTACTTTTGTGTACCTTGTTATGGTTGCACAATTTGAATCCTTCAAGTATCCGTTTGTGATCATGTTTACGGTTCCGTTCTTTGTCATTGGTGTGATGCTGGCACTAACTATTACGCAAACCCCCGTGAGCATTGTCGCCTTGATAGGGATGCTTGTCCTCACCGGGATCGTCATAAACAATGCCATCGTGCTCGTCGATTATACCAATCAGAAAAAAGAAAAGGGAATGAGAGCCTACGATGCCTTGGTTACATCTGTCAGAGACCGTGCCCGTCCGATTTTAATCATGGCGATCAGTACCATTTTAGCAGTCACCCCGCTCTCCTTGGGAATCGGGGAAGGTGCGGAAATTCAACAACCCATGGCAGTTGTTGTCATCGGCGGATTGATCAGCAGTACGTTTCTGACACTCTTTGTTATCCCGGTGATCTACAGCTTTGTGGACCCTGAGATTCGCAATATGAACAAGAAGTATGTAACAACGGAAGGAGACATTGTCTACGCGAGAGATTTACCTCCGAAACAGGAGAAGAACAACGAGGTGGATTCCGGTGAAGATGCAACAGAACAAGAAGAAGCGCAACCGGAAGAACATTCTTCTGGTGAACGGGAAAAAGCCCTCTCTGAAGAGGACATCTTGGATGGATTAGAAGACCTTCTTCGACGCAGGAAACGAGATAAATAA
- a CDS encoding CAP domain-containing protein, which produces MVLVLSACTTNNGESGQSIETEEIKESIDDLLEELQESIDEAREDFEEENEPQQDEDEEEQQADDGQQKEVENDHELTNDEQEVINLTNEEREANGLSPLELDTELAEVATVKSEDMRDNDYFSHQSPVYGSPFDLMDEYDVDFRMAGENIAMGQQTPEQVVEGWMDSEGHRENILNEGFTHIGVGHVDQDGPGGGYWTQMFLGR; this is translated from the coding sequence TTGGTTTTAGTTTTATCAGCATGCACTACGAACAATGGAGAATCAGGTCAGTCAATAGAAACTGAAGAGATAAAAGAATCGATTGATGATCTTCTCGAAGAACTGCAGGAATCGATTGATGAAGCGCGGGAAGATTTTGAGGAAGAAAATGAACCCCAACAGGATGAAGATGAAGAAGAACAGCAAGCGGATGACGGTCAGCAAAAAGAAGTAGAAAACGACCATGAGCTCACAAATGACGAGCAAGAAGTTATAAACCTGACAAACGAGGAGAGAGAAGCAAACGGTTTATCTCCCCTGGAATTAGACACTGAGCTTGCAGAGGTTGCAACGGTGAAATCCGAGGACATGCGGGATAACGATTATTTTTCCCATCAGAGCCCTGTTTATGGGTCTCCGTTTGACTTGATGGATGAGTACGACGTTGATTTTAGGATGGCCGGGGAAAATATCGCGATGGGACAACAAACCCCGGAACAAGTAGTGGAGGGGTGGATGGACTCGGAAGGACACCGGGAAAACATTCTTAATGAAGGCTTTACCCATATCGGCGTAGGTCACGTTGATCAAGACGGCCCCGGCGGTGGATACTGGACGCAAATGTTTTTGGGCAGATAG
- a CDS encoding M20 metallopeptidase family protein, translated as METSIFARLEALKEEMIVIRRDLHMHPIISHKEVRTPEVIAEYLTNLGLEVKTNVGGRGVVGILRGAKPGKTVGIRADFDALPINEKNDVPYKSKFPGVMHACGHDAHTAIALGLAKAFSEWKHELAGNIVFIHQHAEEAVPGGAKYMVEDGALEGVDAVFTTHMENAYPVGKVIYRHGYIMAFSDRFEIEVIGQGGHGAFPHQTSDAVMMASQLENQLQTIVSRKIDPLDSAVISIGSIHGGEGANTIADSVILKGTIRTFSQEVREAVIHNVKKITAAVTEAGGGTYRLDYEEGHPATWNHPEETDIIVDSGKAVVGKENVTEMPPQMGGEDFSHFLNKVPGSYFFTGSANAEKRIVYPYHHNQFDIDEEAMVIGAKTLAKATILYNEKNN; from the coding sequence GTGGAAACAAGTATTTTTGCAAGACTTGAAGCGTTAAAAGAGGAAATGATAGTCATTCGTCGCGATCTACACATGCATCCCATAATTTCCCATAAAGAAGTAAGGACACCAGAAGTTATCGCCGAGTATTTAACGAATCTAGGGTTAGAGGTGAAAACAAACGTAGGTGGACGCGGAGTTGTCGGGATTCTCAGAGGAGCTAAACCAGGAAAAACGGTTGGCATTCGTGCCGATTTTGATGCATTACCCATAAACGAAAAAAACGATGTGCCTTATAAATCGAAATTTCCGGGCGTGATGCATGCTTGTGGTCACGATGCCCACACAGCGATTGCGTTAGGTCTTGCGAAAGCATTTAGCGAATGGAAACATGAATTAGCTGGTAACATCGTATTTATTCATCAACATGCCGAAGAAGCTGTCCCCGGAGGGGCGAAATATATGGTTGAAGACGGCGCACTTGAAGGTGTCGATGCGGTCTTTACCACTCATATGGAGAATGCCTATCCTGTTGGCAAAGTCATTTATCGTCACGGCTATATTATGGCGTTTTCTGACCGTTTTGAAATTGAGGTGATTGGACAAGGTGGGCATGGGGCCTTTCCTCATCAGACGAGCGATGCTGTGATGATGGCTTCTCAGCTCGAGAACCAGTTACAAACGATTGTTAGTCGTAAAATCGATCCATTAGACTCCGCTGTCATTAGTATTGGCTCCATTCATGGTGGCGAAGGCGCAAATACGATCGCAGACTCTGTTATTTTAAAAGGAACAATACGAACATTTTCTCAAGAAGTAAGAGAGGCTGTTATTCACAATGTGAAAAAAATAACTGCCGCCGTTACAGAAGCAGGGGGAGGGACGTATCGGCTAGATTATGAAGAAGGACACCCGGCGACGTGGAATCACCCCGAAGAGACCGATATCATTGTTGATAGTGGAAAAGCTGTCGTCGGCAAGGAGAATGTTACGGAAATGCCACCACAAATGGGTGGAGAAGACTTTTCTCATTTCCTCAATAAAGTTCCAGGTTCATATTTTTTTACAGGATCAGCAAATGCAGAGAAAAGGATTGTCTACCCGTATCATCATAATCAATTTGATATTGATGAAGAAGCCATGGTTATCGGAGCGAAGACATTAGCGAAAGCAACCATTCTCTATAACGAAAAAAACAACTAG
- a CDS encoding glucose 1-dehydrogenase: protein MGRLDGKVALITGGSSGLGAATGKRFAQEGAIIVLSDINEENGQEKAREIQDEGGRALFLRHDITKENEWENVINKIVEEFGGLNAVVNCAGIEIRGNVEEISLDDWKRTIDVNLSGVFLGTKHGILGMKNSRSEGSIINLSSIQGIIGNANIPAYDASKGGVRGLTKSAALHCAQSKYNIRVNSIHPGYIKTPMVKDSIEGEGGYVTEDELNSWHPVGHIGEPNDIANGALYLASEESKFVTGSELVIDGGYTAW from the coding sequence TTGGGACGATTGGACGGGAAAGTGGCTTTGATTACTGGTGGGAGTTCGGGTTTAGGAGCCGCCACTGGGAAAAGATTTGCACAAGAAGGTGCAATCATCGTATTAAGTGATATCAACGAAGAAAACGGACAAGAAAAGGCAAGAGAAATTCAAGATGAGGGTGGGCGGGCACTGTTCTTGCGGCACGATATAACGAAAGAAAATGAGTGGGAAAACGTCATTAATAAGATTGTGGAAGAATTCGGAGGTTTAAATGCCGTCGTCAACTGCGCGGGTATTGAGATTCGGGGCAATGTCGAAGAAATTTCTTTAGATGACTGGAAGAGAACGATTGACGTCAATTTGAGCGGAGTTTTCCTGGGGACGAAACATGGGATACTCGGTATGAAAAACAGCCGGTCCGAGGGTTCCATTATCAATTTATCCTCCATTCAAGGGATCATCGGCAATGCCAACATTCCGGCTTATGACGCAAGTAAAGGAGGTGTCAGGGGCCTGACCAAATCCGCAGCCCTTCACTGCGCACAATCGAAATATAATATTCGTGTCAACAGTATTCATCCAGGATACATCAAAACACCAATGGTGAAAGACTCAATCGAAGGAGAGGGCGGATACGTTACCGAAGACGAGCTCAATTCTTGGCACCCGGTCGGCCATATTGGCGAACCAAATGATATTGCAAATGGAGCCCTTTATCTGGCGAGCGAAGAATCCAAGTTTGTTACCGGTTCAGAACTTGTAATTGACGGAGGTTATACCGCCTGGTGA
- a CDS encoding MarR family winged helix-turn-helix transcriptional regulator, with the protein MHEHQIIFKEIVEMIKRIEQKVSQQYRLPTTDISLTKRQESMLMYIFSNEHATVSDIALHFDISRSAVSQALNKLEEQDIIVRSINQENRREISLSLGENGEELHREYKKIEEMIIQNYFSEMKIEDLRQVRDITRKFQDMIVEEKFEHQ; encoded by the coding sequence ATGCATGAGCATCAAATTATTTTTAAGGAAATTGTAGAGATGATAAAACGAATTGAGCAAAAGGTTTCACAGCAATACCGGCTACCCACCACCGACATCAGCTTGACGAAAAGGCAAGAATCTATGTTGATGTATATTTTCTCCAATGAACACGCGACTGTCTCTGACATCGCGTTACATTTTGATATTTCTCGGAGCGCCGTCAGCCAAGCATTAAATAAACTGGAAGAACAAGACATTATTGTCCGTTCGATCAATCAGGAAAATCGCCGGGAAATAAGCCTATCTTTAGGAGAAAACGGTGAAGAGCTTCATCGTGAATATAAAAAAATAGAAGAAATGATTATCCAAAATTATTTTTCCGAAATGAAGATTGAAGATTTGCGACAAGTTCGTGATATTACGCGTAAATTTCAAGACATGATCGTTGAAGAAAAGTTTGAACATCAATAA
- a CDS encoding TetR/AcrR family transcriptional regulator — MKKLDDELLEATQRVINDRGVAYLTIENVAKEAGVSKGGLLYHFPSKSALIQGVIKEVLGRYSEEMENIDTNDIDNGHFLRSYAEASLNNPQQLRAGLLAAIATDKELLKPVQDHYQEWQEKIEQDGLDPVLATIYRLVIDGLWFSDIFELAPPQEGLRRDILERFDSLTRGK; from the coding sequence TTGAAAAAATTAGATGATGAGTTACTTGAGGCAACTCAGCGTGTTATCAACGACAGAGGAGTCGCATATTTGACAATAGAAAATGTTGCAAAAGAGGCAGGGGTTAGTAAGGGTGGTTTACTTTATCACTTTCCGAGTAAAAGCGCGTTAATTCAAGGAGTAATTAAAGAAGTCTTAGGACGTTATTCGGAAGAAATGGAAAATATCGATACTAATGATATCGATAATGGACATTTTTTAAGATCTTATGCTGAAGCATCACTCAATAATCCACAGCAACTGAGAGCAGGCTTATTAGCGGCAATTGCAACAGACAAAGAACTATTAAAACCCGTACAAGATCACTATCAAGAATGGCAAGAAAAAATAGAACAAGATGGATTGGATCCGGTTTTGGCAACGATCTATAGACTTGTCATTGATGGGTTGTGGTTCAGTGATATATTTGAGCTAGCTCCACCACAAGAGGGGCTTAGAAGGGATATACTGGAAAGATTCGATAGTCTGACACGGGGAAAATGA
- a CDS encoding universal stress protein, whose product MYEHILVAVDGSEQSDQALKKAINFATHHNAALLITHVMDTANFDFPVIAGYVRKELWDQYNKTAEDLLDKSKEEAETLLKSESPRFEIPEKVPKEYGIDLLMVGERGGNTTEDE is encoded by the coding sequence ATGTACGAACACATTCTCGTTGCCGTTGACGGCTCTGAACAGTCTGATCAAGCATTGAAAAAAGCGATCAACTTCGCCACCCATCACAATGCCGCTCTCTTGATCACCCATGTGATGGATACGGCCAACTTTGATTTTCCCGTGATTGCCGGTTATGTCCGGAAAGAACTATGGGATCAATACAACAAGACGGCTGAAGATCTGTTGGATAAGTCAAAAGAAGAAGCAGAAACCCTTTTGAAGAGCGAGAGCCCTCGTTTTGAAATTCCCGAAAAAGTGCCGAAAGAATATGGCATAGACTTATTGATGGTTGGAGAACGTGGAGGAAACACAACGGAAGACGAATGA